In Mycobacterium stomatepiae, the following are encoded in one genomic region:
- a CDS encoding glutamate decarboxylase, whose amino-acid sequence MTGSHPSVPGHSIAPAYTGRLFTAPIPALRLPEESMDPDAAYRFIHDELMLDGSSRLNLATFVTTWMDPQAGQLMAETFDKNMIDKDEYPATAAIEQRCVCMVADLFHAEDLRDDDPSSACGVSTIGSSEAVMLGGLAMKWRWREKVGSGKDGWKGRTPNLVMGSNVQVVWEKFCRYFDVEPRYLPMEEGRYVITPEQVIDAVDEDTIGVVAILGTTYTGELEPISEICAALDKLAAGGGVDVPVHVDAASGGFVVPFLHPELKWDFRLPRVVSINVSGHKYGLTYPGVGFVVWRSKEYLPEDLVFHVNYLGGDMPTFTLNFSRPGNQVVGQYYNFLRLGREGYTQVMRTLSATARWLGEQLRVGDHCELISDGSAIPVVSFRLARDRGYTEFDVSHELRGYGWQVPAYTMPDNATDVAVLRIVVREGLSADLARALHDDARAALASLDKLKPGGHYSNEHFAH is encoded by the coding sequence ATGACCGGCAGCCATCCATCCGTCCCCGGGCACTCGATCGCCCCCGCCTACACCGGTCGGTTGTTCACCGCGCCGATACCGGCGCTGCGGTTGCCCGAGGAATCGATGGACCCGGATGCCGCCTACCGCTTCATCCACGACGAACTGATGCTCGACGGCAGCTCACGGCTGAACCTGGCCACCTTCGTCACCACCTGGATGGACCCGCAGGCCGGACAGCTGATGGCCGAGACCTTCGACAAGAACATGATCGACAAGGACGAATACCCGGCGACCGCGGCCATCGAGCAGCGCTGCGTGTGCATGGTCGCCGATCTCTTTCACGCCGAGGACCTGCGCGACGACGACCCGTCCAGCGCCTGTGGCGTGTCCACTATCGGTTCCAGCGAGGCGGTGATGCTCGGGGGGCTCGCGATGAAATGGCGGTGGCGCGAAAAGGTCGGCTCCGGCAAGGACGGCTGGAAGGGCCGCACACCCAACCTGGTGATGGGCTCCAACGTCCAGGTGGTCTGGGAGAAGTTCTGCCGCTACTTCGATGTCGAACCGCGCTACCTGCCGATGGAGGAGGGCCGCTACGTCATCACGCCCGAGCAGGTCATCGACGCCGTCGACGAGGACACCATCGGTGTGGTCGCGATCCTGGGCACCACTTACACCGGCGAGCTCGAACCAATCTCCGAGATCTGCGCGGCCCTGGACAAGCTGGCAGCCGGCGGCGGAGTGGACGTCCCGGTGCACGTCGACGCGGCCAGCGGCGGGTTCGTGGTGCCCTTCCTGCATCCGGAGCTGAAGTGGGACTTTCGGCTGCCGCGGGTGGTGTCGATCAACGTCAGCGGCCACAAGTACGGGCTGACCTATCCCGGCGTCGGGTTCGTGGTGTGGCGCAGCAAGGAGTACCTGCCCGAGGACCTGGTGTTCCACGTGAACTATCTGGGCGGCGATATGCCGACGTTCACGCTGAACTTCTCCCGCCCCGGCAACCAGGTCGTCGGGCAGTACTACAACTTCCTGCGGCTGGGCCGCGAGGGTTACACCCAGGTGATGCGGACGCTGTCGGCGACCGCGCGCTGGCTGGGCGAGCAGCTGCGCGTCGGCGACCACTGCGAGCTGATCTCGGACGGCTCGGCGATCCCGGTGGTCAGCTTCCGGCTGGCCCGCGACCGCGGATACACCGAGTTCGACGTCTCCCACGAGCTGCGCGGCTACGGCTGGCAGGTGCCGGCCTACACGATGCCCGACAACGCCACGGACGTCGCCGTGCTGCGCATCGTGGTGCGCGAGGGCCTGTCCGCCGACCTGGCCCGGGCGCTGCACGACGACGCCCGCGCGGCGCTGGCCTCGCTGGACAAGCTCAAGCCGGGCGGGCACTACAGCAACGAGCACTTCGCGCACTAA
- a CDS encoding NAD(P)H-hydrate dehydratase, whose product MRHYYSVDAIRDAEAPLLASLPDGALMKRAAFGLATEIIGELIARTGGVAGRRLCAVVGSGDNGGDALWAATFLLRRGAAADAVLLSPDRAHRKGLAAFRKAGGRIVESVSPTTDLVIDGVVGISGSGPLRPAAAEVFEAAGDIPVVAVDLPSGIDAGTGAITGPAVHAALTVTFGGLKPVHALADCGDVTLIDIGLDLPDTNLLGFESADVAARWPVPGPHDDKYTQGVTGILAGSSTYPGAAVLCTGAAVAATSGMVRYAGSGHSQVLAVWPEVIATPTPAAAGRVQAWVVGPGLGTDDAGAAALWFALDTDLPVLVDADGLTILAAHPELVASRRAPTLLTPHAGEFARLAGAPPGDDRVSATRKLADTFGATVLLKGNVTVIADPGGPVYLNPAGQSWAATAGSGDVLSGMIGALLAAGLPPAEAAAAGAYVHARAAALSAADPGPGDAPTSASRIAGHIRAAVAAL is encoded by the coding sequence ATGCGGCATTACTACTCCGTAGATGCGATCCGCGACGCCGAAGCACCGCTGCTGGCCAGCCTGCCCGATGGCGCCTTGATGAAGCGTGCCGCTTTCGGGCTGGCCACCGAAATCATTGGCGAGCTAATAGCCCGCACCGGCGGTGTGGCGGGCCGGCGGTTGTGCGCGGTCGTTGGCTCGGGCGACAACGGCGGCGATGCGCTCTGGGCGGCGACCTTCCTGCTGCGTCGCGGTGCGGCCGCGGACGCGGTGTTGCTCAGCCCGGACCGCGCGCATCGTAAGGGGCTCGCCGCGTTCCGTAAGGCCGGCGGCCGGATCGTGGAGAGTGTCTCGCCGACAACCGATCTCGTCATCGACGGCGTGGTCGGCATTTCCGGTTCGGGTCCGCTGCGGCCCGCAGCGGCCGAGGTGTTCGAGGCTGCTGGAGACATCCCGGTGGTCGCCGTCGACCTGCCCAGCGGAATCGACGCGGGGACCGGCGCGATCACCGGCCCGGCGGTGCATGCCGCGCTGACCGTCACCTTCGGCGGCCTCAAGCCTGTGCACGCGCTCGCCGACTGCGGCGATGTCACGCTGATCGACATCGGACTCGATCTCCCGGACACCAATCTGCTGGGCTTCGAGTCCGCCGACGTCGCCGCCCGCTGGCCGGTGCCGGGTCCGCACGACGACAAGTACACCCAGGGAGTGACCGGCATCCTGGCCGGCTCATCGACGTATCCGGGTGCGGCCGTGCTGTGCACCGGCGCCGCGGTCGCGGCCACCTCCGGCATGGTCCGCTACGCCGGCAGCGGGCACAGCCAGGTGCTCGCGGTGTGGCCCGAGGTCATCGCGACACCCACCCCCGCGGCGGCCGGGCGGGTGCAGGCGTGGGTGGTCGGACCGGGTTTGGGCACCGACGACGCCGGCGCGGCCGCGTTGTGGTTCGCGTTGGACACCGATCTGCCGGTGCTGGTGGACGCCGACGGGCTGACCATTCTGGCGGCCCACCCCGAGCTGGTGGCCAGCCGTCGGGCGCCGACCCTGCTGACCCCGCACGCGGGGGAGTTCGCCCGATTGGCCGGTGCGCCGCCCGGTGACGACCGGGTGAGCGCCACCCGCAAGCTCGCCGACACGTTCGGCGCCACCGTGCTGCTCAAGGGCAACGTCACCGTCATCGCCGACCCCGGTGGCCCGGTCTACCTGAATCCGGCCGGGCAGTCCTGGGCGGCCACCGCCGGGTCCGGCGACGTGCTGTCCGGGATGATCGGCGCGCTGCTGGCCGCGGGACTGCCGCCCGCCGAGGCCGCCGCCGCTGGCGCCTACGTCCACGCGCGCGCCGCGGCACTGTCGGCCGCCGACCCGGGCCCCGGGGACGCGCCCACCTCGGCGTCGCGCATCGCGGGCCACATCCGCGCCGCCGTGGCCGCCCTGTAA
- a CDS encoding class I SAM-dependent methyltransferase, translated as MARTDDATWDLGNGLGATATGVAVGRALATRSPRPLINDPFAEPLVRAVGVEFFTRLASGELDPAEVDDNGDFGMLGMADMMGIRTRFFDDFFVTAAATGVRQVVILASGLDARAYRLPWPDGTTVFEIDQSQVIEFKSATLAELGAIPTADRRAVPVDLRHDWPAALRAAGLDPGKPTAWSAEGLLPFLPSEAQDRLLDNITELSAPGSQLATENVQGAGDAVGALAERMREVTEQWREHGFDIEMTDLWYAGNRNDVVEYLRAHGWQTAASGVADLAANYGISLPPRPAAPDKEGTLAALQYVTATRR; from the coding sequence ATGGCGCGCACGGATGACGCCACCTGGGACCTGGGAAATGGCTTGGGAGCCACCGCAACCGGCGTCGCGGTGGGCCGCGCGCTGGCCACCCGCTCACCCCGGCCACTGATCAACGATCCCTTCGCCGAACCGCTGGTGCGCGCCGTCGGCGTGGAGTTCTTCACCCGCCTCGCCAGCGGCGAACTGGATCCGGCCGAGGTCGATGACAACGGCGACTTCGGGATGCTCGGCATGGCCGACATGATGGGCATACGCACCCGGTTCTTCGACGACTTCTTCGTGACCGCGGCCGCCACGGGGGTCCGCCAGGTGGTGATCTTGGCTTCGGGCCTGGACGCTCGCGCCTACCGGCTGCCGTGGCCGGACGGAACGACGGTGTTCGAGATCGACCAGTCGCAGGTCATCGAGTTCAAGAGTGCAACCCTGGCCGAGCTGGGCGCCATCCCGACCGCCGACCGGCGTGCGGTACCGGTCGACTTACGGCACGACTGGCCCGCGGCGCTGCGCGCCGCCGGACTGGACCCCGGGAAGCCGACCGCATGGAGCGCCGAGGGTCTGCTGCCGTTCTTGCCGTCGGAGGCCCAGGATCGGCTGCTGGACAACATCACTGAGCTCAGCGCGCCGGGAAGTCAGCTGGCCACCGAAAACGTACAGGGTGCGGGCGACGCCGTAGGGGCGCTGGCCGAGCGGATGCGTGAGGTCACCGAACAGTGGCGCGAACACGGCTTCGATATCGAGATGACCGACCTCTGGTATGCGGGTAACCGCAACGACGTGGTCGAATACCTGCGCGCCCACGGCTGGCAGACAGCCGCCAGCGGGGTCGCGGATTTAGCTGCGAACTATGGCATTTCGCTGCCGCCGAGGCCTGCCGCACCCGACAAGGAGGGCACGCTGGCGGCGCTGCAATACGTCACAGCCACGCGGCGCTAA
- a CDS encoding rhomboid-like protein, producing the protein MADGSVGARLRSLALGVWHFVTSAPLTYGWLFVLMITTVIQNQMSGRQLHSVLLHRSTNIHELGTDPLSVLLSSLLWIDGKSLEPYLLLFTLFLAPAEHWLGHLNWLTVGLTSHILSTYISEGILYFAIEEHDASERLIRSRDIGVSYFLVGIMAVLAYRIARPWRWLYLGVLLVIFGFPLITMTKHGLNFTAIGHFTSILIGLCFYPMARARKDRPWSPARVRAAFRRFGSREEPV; encoded by the coding sequence GTGGCGGATGGATCGGTGGGGGCGCGACTGCGGAGCCTTGCTCTGGGAGTGTGGCATTTCGTCACCAGCGCGCCGCTAACCTACGGCTGGCTATTCGTGTTGATGATCACGACGGTCATCCAGAACCAGATGTCCGGGCGGCAACTGCACTCGGTGCTGCTGCACCGCTCCACCAACATTCACGAGTTGGGTACCGATCCGCTCTCCGTGCTATTGTCCAGCCTGCTGTGGATCGACGGCAAAAGCCTGGAGCCCTACCTGCTGCTGTTCACGCTGTTTCTCGCCCCGGCCGAACATTGGCTCGGCCACCTCAACTGGCTGACCGTGGGATTGACCAGCCACATCCTTTCCACCTACATCAGCGAAGGCATTCTGTACTTCGCTATCGAAGAGCACGACGCATCCGAACGGCTGATCCGTTCACGCGATATCGGGGTCAGCTATTTCCTCGTCGGCATCATGGCGGTGCTGGCTTATCGCATCGCGCGGCCATGGCGCTGGCTCTACCTCGGCGTGCTGCTGGTCATCTTCGGCTTTCCGCTGATCACCATGACCAAGCACGGGTTGAACTTCACCGCGATCGGTCACTTCACGTCGATCCTGATCGGACTCTGCTTCTACCCGATGGCCCGGGCGAGAAAAGACAGGCCGTGGAGCCCGGCACGCGTCAGGGCCGCGTTCCGCCGATTCGGTTCCCGTGAGGAGCCAGTCTGA
- a CDS encoding DUF4436 domain-containing protein, with amino-acid sequence MRFSIMGLVIFFIGAYVTTISLYSGSGCGCPLQLTQGKSATDGTTVTIDFLELQSMKGAVNANVTVTPGPGLVDPVTRGLNTDFAVVVHSAVTPSKRAWTKGMLPGEYPVPLTISGDPSVWPTDKYQSGPITVDLIYGTERPEQLPVRFVDRVSGWQLSVAGDGNPQSPYRVELHRSPSIAVFAAVIIVVMLALAGVGAFVAIQTARDKRKFQPPMTTWYAAMLFAVIPLRNALPDAPPIGSWVDVTVTLWVIVTLVMSMMLYVYCWWRDLRPEPEKAA; translated from the coding sequence ATGAGGTTTTCGATCATGGGCCTGGTCATCTTCTTCATCGGCGCCTACGTCACCACGATCTCGCTCTACTCCGGGTCCGGTTGCGGCTGCCCCCTGCAACTGACCCAGGGCAAGTCTGCGACCGACGGAACCACGGTGACGATCGACTTCCTTGAGCTCCAGTCGATGAAGGGCGCGGTCAATGCCAACGTCACCGTTACCCCCGGGCCCGGGCTGGTGGATCCGGTAACCCGCGGCCTCAACACAGACTTCGCCGTCGTGGTCCACTCCGCGGTCACGCCCAGCAAGCGCGCGTGGACGAAGGGAATGCTGCCGGGCGAATACCCTGTCCCGCTGACGATTAGCGGTGACCCCTCGGTGTGGCCCACGGACAAGTATCAATCGGGGCCGATCACGGTCGACCTCATCTACGGGACCGAGCGACCCGAACAGCTGCCGGTGAGATTCGTCGACCGTGTCTCCGGCTGGCAGCTTTCCGTTGCTGGTGACGGTAATCCGCAGTCCCCGTACCGCGTCGAACTGCACCGATCACCGAGCATCGCGGTGTTCGCCGCCGTCATCATCGTGGTGATGCTCGCGCTGGCCGGAGTCGGCGCCTTCGTCGCCATTCAGACGGCACGCGATAAGCGAAAATTCCAGCCACCGATGACAACGTGGTACGCGGCAATGCTCTTCGCGGTGATACCACTGCGAAATGCACTGCCCGACGCGCCACCGATCGGATCCTGGGTTGACGTCACGGTCACGCTCTGGGTCATCGTCACATTAGTGATGTCGATGATGCTCTACGTCTATTGCTGGTGGCGGGATCTACGACCCGAACCTGAAAAGGCGGCATAA
- a CDS encoding DUF4436 domain-containing protein: MTSTSPETWQSPSPLSSRRRIFGIVGVVLFLAAYAISVWLYVDGGIGHPNVVVRGEPVPEVTRVTIDIQEVQSANSLVVSSINVYPGPGLLDSRTHNLKEDLTIAVSSAVSASKRTWPKGTLPDVFRISLALDGEVAQWPFDEYHSGPVVAQLVSGPDATRVAASVTMVDRLLGWDIATDRINEDDLVGPYQVDLARSASTVAFAVVILGVLIALAVFAFFVAVQTLRDKRKFQPPMTTWYAAMLFAVVPLRNALPDSPPIGVFIDVTIVLWVTVILVISMGLYVSCWWRHLKPEPGELASFSSGRV; the protein is encoded by the coding sequence ATGACGTCGACAAGCCCCGAAACCTGGCAAAGTCCGTCACCGTTGAGTAGCCGGCGCAGAATATTCGGCATCGTCGGTGTCGTGTTGTTCCTCGCCGCTTATGCCATCTCGGTTTGGCTGTACGTCGACGGCGGAATAGGCCATCCCAACGTTGTCGTTCGGGGCGAGCCGGTGCCCGAGGTGACCAGGGTGACCATCGACATCCAGGAAGTTCAATCGGCCAACAGCCTGGTTGTTTCCAGCATCAATGTGTATCCCGGGCCGGGGCTGCTGGACTCGCGAACCCACAATCTCAAAGAGGATCTCACCATCGCGGTGTCCTCCGCGGTAAGCGCCAGCAAGCGCACGTGGCCGAAAGGCACACTGCCCGATGTGTTTAGGATTTCACTGGCCCTCGACGGTGAAGTCGCTCAATGGCCGTTCGATGAATATCATTCGGGACCGGTTGTCGCCCAGCTCGTATCCGGTCCCGACGCGACCCGGGTGGCGGCGTCGGTGACGATGGTCGACCGCCTGCTGGGCTGGGATATCGCCACGGATCGCATCAACGAGGACGATCTGGTGGGCCCCTATCAAGTGGACCTGGCGCGGTCGGCGAGCACCGTGGCGTTCGCGGTCGTCATTCTCGGTGTGCTGATCGCCCTTGCCGTCTTTGCCTTCTTTGTCGCGGTCCAGACACTGCGGGACAAACGAAAGTTCCAACCGCCGATGACAACGTGGTATGCGGCAATGCTGTTCGCGGTGGTTCCGCTGCGAAATGCGCTTCCCGACTCGCCGCCGATCGGAGTCTTCATCGATGTCACGATCGTGCTGTGGGTGACCGTCATATTGGTGATCTCGATGGGGCTCTATGTCTCTTGCTGGTGGCGGCATTTGAAGCCCGAACCCGGTGAGTTGGCCTCCTTCTCGAGTGGCCGGGTGTAG
- the glmS gene encoding glutamine--fructose-6-phosphate transaminase (isomerizing), which translates to MCGIVGYVGRAPACQVVMDALRRMEYRGYDSSGIALVDGTGRLTVRRRAGRLENLDKAVAEMPPEDLGASTGLGHTRWATHGRPTDRNAHPHRDAAGKIAVVHNGIIENFATLRQELESAGVEFASDTDTEVAVHLVAQAYREGATAGDFAASVLAVLRRLEGHFTLVFANADDPGTIVAARRSTPLVVGVGDGEMFVGSDVAALIPHTRNAVELGQDQCVVLTADGYRITDFDGNEDLGFGAYREFHIDWDLAAAEKGGYEYFMLKEIAEQPAAVADTLLGHFVDGRIVLDEQRLSDQELREVDKVFVVACGTAYHSGLLAKYAIEHWTRLPVEVELASEFRYRDPVLDRSTLVVAISQSGETADTLEAVRHAKAQKAKVLAICNTNGSQIPRECDAVLYTRAGPEIGVASTKTFLAQITANYLVGLALAQARGTKYPDEVEREYRELEAMPEIVSRVLATVEPVAALAYRFAQSSTVLFLGRHVGYPVALEGALKLKELAYMHAEGFAAGELKHGPIALIEDNLPVIVVMPSPKGSATLHAKLMSNIREIQTRGAVTIVIAEEGDDTVRPYADHLIEIPSVSTLLQPLLSTIPLQVFAASVAQARGYDVDKPRNLAKSVTVE; encoded by the coding sequence ATGTGCGGAATCGTCGGCTACGTGGGGCGGGCCCCTGCCTGCCAAGTCGTCATGGACGCACTTCGCCGCATGGAGTACCGCGGCTATGATTCGTCAGGCATCGCGCTGGTCGACGGCACGGGCAGACTCACCGTGCGCCGTCGCGCCGGCCGGCTGGAGAACCTGGACAAGGCGGTGGCCGAAATGCCGCCGGAGGACCTGGGCGCCAGCACCGGCCTGGGCCACACCCGCTGGGCCACCCACGGCCGCCCGACCGACCGCAACGCTCACCCGCACCGCGACGCCGCCGGCAAGATCGCCGTCGTTCACAACGGGATCATCGAAAACTTTGCGACCCTGCGCCAGGAGCTGGAGTCGGCCGGCGTTGAGTTCGCCAGCGACACCGACACCGAGGTCGCCGTGCACCTGGTCGCTCAGGCGTATCGCGAGGGTGCGACGGCCGGTGACTTCGCCGCTTCGGTGCTAGCGGTGCTGCGCCGGCTGGAGGGCCACTTCACTCTCGTGTTCGCCAACGCCGACGACCCCGGCACCATCGTCGCCGCCCGCCGGTCCACACCGCTGGTGGTCGGCGTCGGCGACGGGGAGATGTTCGTCGGCTCCGACGTGGCCGCGCTCATTCCGCACACCCGCAACGCCGTCGAACTCGGTCAGGACCAATGCGTGGTGCTCACCGCCGACGGCTACCGGATCACCGACTTCGATGGCAACGAAGACCTGGGTTTCGGGGCATACCGCGAGTTCCACATCGATTGGGACCTGGCTGCCGCGGAAAAGGGCGGCTACGAGTACTTCATGCTCAAGGAGATCGCCGAACAACCCGCTGCGGTGGCCGACACGCTGCTGGGCCACTTCGTCGACGGCCGCATCGTGCTCGACGAACAACGATTGAGCGATCAGGAACTGCGCGAGGTCGACAAGGTATTCGTCGTCGCCTGCGGTACGGCGTATCACTCCGGGCTGTTGGCGAAGTACGCGATCGAGCACTGGACGCGACTGCCCGTGGAAGTCGAGCTCGCCAGCGAATTCCGGTATCGGGACCCGGTTTTGGACCGCAGCACGCTGGTCGTGGCCATCTCGCAGTCCGGTGAAACCGCGGACACCCTCGAAGCGGTCCGGCACGCCAAGGCGCAGAAGGCCAAGGTGCTGGCGATCTGCAACACCAACGGCTCGCAGATCCCACGCGAATGCGATGCGGTGCTCTACACCCGCGCCGGGCCGGAGATCGGTGTGGCCTCGACGAAGACCTTCCTGGCCCAGATCACCGCCAACTACCTGGTCGGCCTGGCCCTGGCGCAGGCCCGCGGCACCAAGTATCCCGACGAGGTCGAGCGCGAATACCGTGAGCTCGAAGCGATGCCGGAAATCGTGTCGCGGGTGCTCGCGACGGTCGAACCGGTTGCGGCCCTGGCGTATCGATTCGCCCAATCCTCGACCGTGCTGTTCCTGGGCCGCCATGTCGGCTATCCGGTGGCGCTCGAAGGCGCGCTGAAACTCAAAGAGCTGGCCTATATGCACGCCGAGGGATTCGCCGCCGGCGAGCTCAAGCACGGTCCGATCGCGCTGATCGAAGACAATCTGCCGGTCATCGTCGTGATGCCGTCGCCCAAGGGGTCGGCCACATTGCACGCAAAGCTGATGTCCAATATCCGCGAGATCCAGACCCGTGGTGCGGTGACCATCGTCATCGCCGAGGAAGGAGACGACACCGTGCGTCCCTACGCGGATCATTTGATCGAAATCCCCTCAGTATCAACGCTATTACAGCCACTGCTGTCGACGATCCCGTTGCAGGTGTTTGCCGCGTCGGTCGCGCAGGCGCGCGGCTATGACGTCGACAAGCCCCGAAACCTGGCAAAGTCCGTCACCGTTGAGTAG
- a CDS encoding dienelactone hydrolase family protein codes for MRGDLAFAGLPGVVYTPESGLNLPGIAFGHDWLSGTARYSRLLEHLASWGIVAGAPDTERGLAPSVLNLASDLGTALDIVAGVRLGPGNISVHPAKLGVVGHGVGASAAVFAAAGMPAALAATVAIFPTVTTPPAEQPAAALKVPGLILTAPGDPKTLNSNALALSSAWKTATLRIVSKAEPSGLSEGRRLASVFGLPGSNRRTQRSVRALLTGYLLATLAGDKNYREFADPDVLLPKTTPLDPEAEPVALEEKIVALLK; via the coding sequence TTGCGTGGTGACCTCGCTTTTGCCGGCTTGCCTGGCGTGGTCTACACCCCCGAGTCCGGTCTGAACCTCCCCGGCATCGCGTTCGGTCACGACTGGCTCAGCGGCACCGCCCGCTATTCGCGTCTGCTCGAGCATCTCGCGTCATGGGGCATCGTGGCCGGTGCTCCCGACACCGAGCGAGGTCTGGCGCCGTCGGTGCTCAACTTGGCCTCCGATCTCGGCACCGCGCTCGACATCGTCGCGGGTGTGCGGCTGGGGCCAGGCAACATCAGCGTGCACCCCGCAAAGCTCGGCGTGGTGGGCCATGGTGTCGGAGCTTCGGCCGCCGTGTTCGCCGCAGCCGGAATGCCGGCCGCACTGGCGGCAACCGTCGCGATCTTCCCGACCGTCACGACTCCCCCGGCCGAGCAGCCAGCCGCGGCGTTGAAGGTCCCGGGCTTGATTCTGACCGCACCGGGAGATCCAAAGACGTTGAACTCCAACGCGTTGGCGCTTTCCAGTGCGTGGAAAACGGCCACGCTGCGCATTGTCAGTAAGGCCGAACCCAGCGGTTTGAGCGAGGGCCGACGTCTGGCGTCGGTGTTCGGACTACCCGGCTCCAACCGCCGCACCCAGCGGTCGGTTCGGGCCCTGCTGACCGGCTATCTGCTCGCCACGCTCGCCGGCGACAAGAACTACCGCGAGTTCGCCGATCCAGATGTGTTGCTGCCCAAGACAACTCCGCTCGACCCCGAGGCGGAACCGGTCGCTCTCGAAGAGAAGATCGTCGCGCTGCTGAAATAA
- a CDS encoding zeta toxin family protein produces MNRLDLVVGPNGAGKSTFVELTLAPLLPTSAFVNADEIARQRWPDDPAAHSYEAAQVAADTRARLIELRRSFIAETVFSHPSKLELIDTAHTGAYTVVLHALLIPEELAVERVKRRVMAGGHEVPEDKIRERYQRLWPLVAIAITRSDTATVYDNSALKGPRIVAQMSAGRLVGAPTWPTWAPSELTSRWHA; encoded by the coding sequence ATGAACCGGCTCGACCTGGTCGTCGGCCCCAACGGGGCGGGCAAATCGACCTTCGTCGAGCTCACGCTTGCGCCGCTGCTGCCGACAAGCGCCTTCGTCAACGCGGACGAGATCGCCCGACAACGGTGGCCAGACGATCCCGCCGCACATTCCTACGAGGCGGCCCAGGTCGCGGCCGACACCCGGGCGAGGCTCATCGAACTGCGCCGATCTTTCATCGCCGAAACAGTGTTTTCTCACCCGTCCAAACTCGAACTGATCGACACCGCCCACACGGGGGCCTACACCGTCGTCCTGCACGCCCTGCTCATCCCCGAGGAGCTTGCCGTCGAACGCGTGAAACGCAGGGTCATGGCCGGCGGGCACGAAGTACCCGAGGACAAGATTCGTGAGCGGTATCAACGTCTTTGGCCCTTGGTCGCCATCGCGATCACACGCAGTGACACCGCGACCGTCTATGACAACAGTGCGCTCAAAGGTCCGCGCATCGTCGCTCAAATGAGCGCGGGCCGGCTCGTTGGTGCCCCTACTTGGCCGACGTGGGCGCCAAGCGAATTGACGTCGCGCTGGCACGCCTAG
- a CDS encoding TA system antitoxin ParD family protein, with protein MADSAGRVTRFAADLVDSAAAEGARQSRSAKQQLDHWARVGRAVSSQHSAARRRVEAALAGDLELGELGVEEGVVFNAEIAAAIQENLNESNYGALLAKRGVTTVALNEAGEIVEHRPDGTSTVLAAKPRPKRRKKVNAGAR; from the coding sequence ATGGCTGACAGTGCTGGTCGAGTGACCCGGTTCGCCGCGGACCTGGTCGATAGCGCCGCGGCCGAGGGGGCGCGGCAGAGCCGTTCGGCCAAGCAGCAACTCGACCACTGGGCCCGGGTCGGGCGGGCGGTATCGAGCCAGCACTCGGCGGCCCGTCGCCGCGTGGAGGCGGCGCTGGCGGGGGACCTGGAACTGGGCGAGCTGGGTGTCGAAGAGGGTGTCGTCTTCAACGCCGAGATCGCCGCGGCGATCCAGGAAAACCTCAATGAGTCCAACTACGGTGCGCTGTTGGCCAAGCGCGGTGTCACCACGGTTGCCCTCAACGAGGCCGGTGAGATCGTCGAGCACCGGCCCGACGGCACATCGACGGTGCTGGCCGCCAAGCCGCGACCCAAACGACGCAAGAAGGTGAACGCCGGGGCCCGATGA